The following proteins come from a genomic window of Cronobacter muytjensii ATCC 51329:
- the menB gene encoding 1,4-dihydroxy-2-naphthoyl-CoA synthase codes for MIYPDEAMLYAPVEWLDCSEGYTDIRYQKSTDGIAKITINRPQVRNAFRPLTVKEMIQALADARYDDNIGVIILTGEGEKAFCAGGDQKVRGDYGGYQDDSGVHHLNVLDFQRQIRTCPKPVVAMVAGYAIGGGHVLHMMCDLTIAAENAMFGQTGPKVGSFDGGWGASYMARIVGQKKAREIWFLCRQYDAQQALDMGLVNTVVPLAELERETVRWCREMLQNSPMALRCLKAALNADCDGQAGLQELAGNATMLFYMTEEGQEGRNAFNQKRQPDFSKFKRNP; via the coding sequence ATGATTTATCCTGATGAAGCGATGCTTTACGCCCCCGTCGAATGGCTCGACTGCTCAGAAGGCTATACCGATATCCGCTACCAGAAATCCACCGACGGCATCGCGAAAATCACGATTAACCGCCCGCAGGTGCGCAACGCGTTTCGCCCGCTGACGGTGAAAGAGATGATCCAGGCGCTGGCCGACGCGCGCTACGACGACAACATCGGCGTCATTATCCTCACCGGCGAAGGCGAAAAAGCCTTCTGCGCAGGGGGCGATCAGAAAGTACGCGGCGACTATGGCGGCTATCAGGACGACTCCGGCGTGCATCATCTCAACGTGCTCGACTTCCAGCGCCAGATCCGCACCTGCCCGAAACCGGTGGTGGCGATGGTGGCGGGCTACGCGATAGGCGGCGGCCATGTGCTGCATATGATGTGCGATCTCACTATCGCGGCAGAAAATGCCATGTTCGGCCAGACCGGCCCGAAAGTCGGCTCTTTTGACGGCGGCTGGGGCGCGTCCTATATGGCGCGCATTGTCGGACAGAAAAAGGCCCGCGAAATCTGGTTCCTGTGCCGCCAGTATGACGCTCAACAGGCGCTCGATATGGGGCTGGTTAATACCGTCGTGCCGCTGGCGGAGCTGGAGCGTGAAACGGTGCGCTGGTGTCGTGAAATGCTGCAAAACAGCCCGATGGCGCTGCGCTGCCTCAAAGCGGCGCTCAACGCCGACTGCGACGGTCAGGCCGGGTTGCAGGAACTCGCGGGCAACGCCACGATGCTTTTCTACATGACCGAAGAGGGCCAGGAAGGGCGCAACGCGTTCAACCAGAAGCGCCAGCCGGACTTCAGCAAATTCAAGCGTAATCCATAA
- the menC gene encoding o-succinylbenzoate synthase, protein MRAAQLYRYQLPMDAGVVLRERRLKTRDGLLVRLSDDGREGWGEIAPLPGFSEETLDTAQSATCDWLVAWERGNAPPPPDIASVAFGLSCAQAELDGALPQAANYHVAPLCTGDPDELFARLAGQRGDKVAKVKVGLYEAVRDGMVVNLLLEGIPDLRLRLDANRAWTPLKARQFARYVNPAYRSRIEFIEEPCKTRADSRAFAAETGIAIAWDESLREADFTFAAGPGLRAVVIKPTLTGSLQKVQQQVAQAHALGLTAVISSSIESSFGLTQLARIAAWLTPKTIPGLDTLSLMRAQLVRRWPDSTLPCLSVDALEPLL, encoded by the coding sequence ATGCGCGCGGCACAGCTTTACCGTTATCAGCTGCCGATGGATGCGGGCGTGGTGCTGCGCGAGCGGCGGCTTAAGACCCGCGATGGCCTGCTGGTGCGCCTGTCAGACGACGGGCGCGAAGGGTGGGGCGAGATAGCGCCGCTGCCGGGGTTCAGCGAAGAGACGCTGGATACCGCGCAGTCCGCTACGTGCGACTGGCTTGTGGCGTGGGAACGCGGCAACGCGCCGCCGCCGCCGGATATTGCCAGCGTCGCGTTCGGGTTGAGCTGCGCGCAGGCGGAGCTTGACGGCGCGCTGCCGCAGGCGGCGAACTATCACGTCGCGCCATTGTGCACCGGCGATCCTGATGAACTTTTCGCGCGCCTCGCCGGGCAGCGCGGCGATAAGGTTGCCAAGGTGAAAGTGGGGCTGTATGAAGCCGTACGCGACGGCATGGTAGTGAATCTGCTTCTGGAGGGCATCCCGGATTTGCGCCTGCGGCTGGATGCCAACCGCGCCTGGACGCCGCTGAAGGCGCGCCAGTTCGCCAGATACGTTAATCCGGCGTATCGCTCGCGCATCGAATTCATCGAAGAGCCGTGCAAAACCCGCGCCGACTCGCGCGCTTTTGCCGCCGAAACCGGGATTGCCATCGCCTGGGACGAGAGCCTGCGCGAGGCGGATTTTACGTTCGCCGCCGGGCCGGGTCTGCGCGCCGTAGTGATTAAGCCGACGTTGACCGGCAGCCTGCAAAAAGTACAACAGCAGGTGGCGCAGGCTCACGCGCTGGGCCTGACGGCGGTCATCAGTTCATCCATTGAGTCAAGCTTCGGCCTGACGCAGCTGGCGCGAATAGCCGCCTGGCTGACGCCTAAGACGATCCCTGGTCTGGACACGCTAAGCCTCATGCGCGCCCAGCTGGTTCGCCGTTGGCCTGACAGCACGCTGCCGTGCCTGTCCGTGGATGCGCTGGAGCCGCTGCTGTGA
- the menE gene encoding o-succinylbenzoate--CoA ligase, whose amino-acid sequence MTFSDWPWRHWRQRRADAQALRLNAWRLSWRELCARIDAQAAGLHAQGVREGDGVLLRANNQPDALLAWLALLQCGARVLPLNPQLPAPLLAELLPTLSLRHALVLNGGELPVRLNPLSLQPGLGEHAAPWHDRRLASMTLTSGSTGLPKAAVHTFHAHLASAEGVLATIPFAPQDDWLLSLPLFHVSGQGILWRWLSAGASLTVRDKQPLDQALRGCTHASLVPTQLWRLLNSGVDVSLRAVLLGGAAIPVELTEQARQRGIRCWCGYGLTEFASTVCAKEADGLADVGRPLPGRELQIVEGEVWLRADSMAAGYWRDGKMIPLTNDQGWFATRDCGRIDDGRLTLLGRKDNLFFCGAEGVQPEEVERVISAHPSVEQVFIVPQDDAEYGQRPVAVVECGEACDPSMLAGWCADKLARFQQPVRWLRLPETLKTGGIKISRRALRDWVNQQAVTESGTLDVQ is encoded by the coding sequence GTGACCTTTAGCGACTGGCCCTGGCGGCACTGGCGGCAGCGGAGAGCGGACGCGCAGGCGCTGCGCCTGAACGCGTGGCGGCTAAGCTGGCGTGAACTCTGCGCGCGTATCGATGCGCAGGCTGCGGGGCTTCACGCCCAGGGCGTTCGCGAAGGCGACGGCGTGCTGCTGCGCGCTAATAATCAGCCCGACGCTTTGCTGGCGTGGCTTGCTCTCTTGCAGTGCGGCGCGCGCGTCCTGCCGCTGAATCCGCAACTGCCTGCGCCTTTGCTGGCTGAACTGCTGCCCACGCTGAGCCTGCGCCATGCGCTGGTGCTGAACGGCGGCGAGCTGCCGGTGCGGCTTAATCCTCTGTCGTTGCAGCCAGGACTGGGCGAACACGCGGCGCCCTGGCACGACCGTCGTCTCGCTTCCATGACGCTGACCTCGGGGTCGACGGGGCTGCCGAAAGCGGCAGTGCATACTTTTCACGCGCATCTTGCCAGCGCGGAAGGGGTACTCGCGACGATCCCTTTTGCCCCGCAGGACGACTGGCTGCTCTCGCTGCCGCTGTTTCACGTTTCCGGCCAGGGCATTCTCTGGCGCTGGCTCTCTGCTGGCGCAAGCCTGACGGTACGCGACAAGCAGCCGCTGGATCAGGCCTTACGCGGCTGCACGCATGCCTCCCTGGTGCCGACCCAGCTCTGGCGTCTGCTCAATAGTGGTGTTGACGTGTCGCTCAGGGCGGTGCTGCTGGGCGGCGCGGCGATCCCGGTTGAACTCACCGAACAGGCCCGCCAGCGCGGTATCCGCTGCTGGTGCGGCTACGGACTGACCGAGTTTGCCTCCACGGTATGCGCCAAAGAGGCGGATGGCCTCGCGGATGTCGGGCGGCCTCTGCCGGGGCGCGAGCTGCAAATAGTCGAGGGTGAAGTCTGGCTGCGCGCGGACAGCATGGCCGCAGGTTACTGGCGCGACGGAAAAATGATCCCGCTGACCAATGACCAGGGGTGGTTCGCCACCCGCGATTGCGGTCGCATCGACGACGGCAGGCTGACTCTGCTTGGAAGAAAAGACAACCTCTTTTTTTGCGGCGCAGAAGGTGTTCAGCCGGAGGAAGTGGAGCGGGTTATCAGCGCGCATCCGTCGGTTGAGCAAGTGTTTATTGTGCCGCAGGATGATGCGGAGTATGGCCAGCGCCCGGTGGCGGTCGTGGAGTGTGGCGAAGCGTGCGACCCGTCCATGCTGGCCGGCTGGTGCGCCGATAAACTGGCGCGATTTCAGCAGCCGGTGCGCTGGCTGCGGCTGCCTGAGACGCTGAAAACCGGCGGCATTAAAATTTCCCGCCGGGCGCTACGTGACTGGGTAAACCAGCAGGCCGTTACTGAGTCAGGTACGCTGGACGTTCAGTAA
- a CDS encoding DUF2238 domain-containing protein produces MTAASSRSGLIVAALALLLTLVYTGISAGDKLTWLMEVTPVIIIVPLLLATHARYPLTPLLYVLIFFHAIILMVGGMYTYAKVPVGFDVQAWLDLSRNPYDKLGHFFQGLVPALAAREILLRGGYVHGRKMLAFVVCCIALAISAVYELIEWWSALALGQGADDFLGTQGDPWDTQSDMFCALLGALTTVFALGRWHTKQLLNVQRT; encoded by the coding sequence ATGACCGCCGCATCATCCCGTTCGGGGTTAATCGTCGCAGCGCTGGCGCTGCTCCTCACCCTTGTTTACACCGGTATCAGCGCAGGCGACAAACTCACCTGGCTGATGGAAGTGACGCCGGTCATTATCATCGTTCCGCTTTTGCTGGCGACGCACGCGCGCTATCCGTTAACGCCGCTGCTTTATGTGCTGATTTTCTTCCATGCCATCATTTTGATGGTCGGCGGTATGTACACCTACGCGAAAGTGCCTGTCGGTTTTGACGTTCAGGCGTGGCTGGATTTGAGCCGCAACCCGTACGACAAGCTGGGACATTTTTTTCAGGGGCTGGTGCCAGCGCTTGCGGCGCGGGAAATTTTGCTGCGCGGCGGCTACGTTCACGGGCGTAAAATGCTCGCCTTCGTGGTCTGCTGTATTGCGCTGGCGATTAGCGCGGTTTACGAGTTAATCGAATGGTGGTCGGCGCTGGCGCTGGGACAAGGCGCGGATGACTTTCTCGGCACCCAGGGCGACCCGTGGGATACCCAGTCGGATATGTTTTGCGCCTTGCTCGGCGCGCTGACCACGGTTTTCGCGCTGGGCCGCTGGCATACGAAGCAGTTACTGAACGTCCAGCGTACCTGA
- a CDS encoding tripartite tricarboxylate transporter permease: MDTWLYLSQGFAVALTPTNLLIALIGCFVGTIVGLLPGLGPINGVAILLPLAFAIHLPAESALILLATVYIGCEYGGRISSILLNVPGDAAAIMTALDGYPMAQQGRGGVALSISAVSSFVGSFIAIFGIILFAPVLAEWSLAFGPAEYFALMVFAIACLGSMMAQNPLKSFLAALIGLGLATVGVDANTGVYRFTFDSVHLSDGVQFIVVVIGLFSVSEILLMLESTSSGQTLVRKTGRMLFNAKEAAACTGATLRSSVIGFFVGILPGAGATIASAITYMTEKKLGDKDGSFGKGDIRGVAAPEAANNASACGSFIPMLTLGVPGSGTTAVMMGALTLYNITPGPAMFTEQPDIVWGLIAALLIANVMLLIMNIPLIGLFTRMLTIPLWFLVPAIAAVSAVGVYAVHSTTFDLLLMVALGVLGYILRKMHFPMSPLILGFVLGEMLEQNLRRALSISNGELGILWQSGVTKTLLMMAILVIAVPPVVKRLRRRQLKTQTDLPS, from the coding sequence ATGGATACCTGGCTTTATCTTTCACAGGGCTTCGCCGTCGCGCTGACGCCCACCAATCTGCTGATCGCGCTTATCGGCTGCTTTGTCGGTACCATTGTCGGGCTGCTGCCGGGCCTCGGGCCGATTAACGGCGTCGCTATTTTGCTGCCGCTGGCTTTCGCCATTCATCTGCCGGCGGAGTCGGCGCTGATCCTGCTCGCGACCGTTTACATCGGCTGTGAATATGGCGGGCGTATCTCGTCGATTCTGCTCAACGTGCCAGGGGACGCCGCCGCGATCATGACCGCGCTGGATGGTTATCCGATGGCGCAGCAGGGACGCGGCGGCGTGGCGCTGTCAATCTCCGCGGTCAGCTCGTTTGTGGGCTCCTTCATCGCGATTTTCGGCATTATTCTGTTCGCGCCGGTGCTCGCCGAGTGGTCGCTGGCGTTCGGCCCGGCGGAATATTTCGCGCTGATGGTGTTCGCTATCGCCTGTCTCGGCAGCATGATGGCGCAAAACCCACTGAAATCGTTCCTGGCGGCGCTGATTGGTCTCGGTCTTGCGACGGTGGGCGTTGACGCCAATACCGGCGTCTACCGCTTCACCTTTGACAGCGTGCATCTCTCGGACGGCGTGCAGTTTATCGTGGTGGTGATTGGCCTGTTCTCGGTGTCCGAGATCCTGCTGATGCTGGAGAGCACCAGCAGCGGCCAGACGCTGGTACGTAAAACCGGGCGTATGCTGTTTAACGCCAAAGAGGCCGCCGCCTGTACCGGCGCGACGCTGCGCTCGTCCGTGATCGGCTTTTTTGTCGGCATTCTGCCCGGCGCAGGCGCGACGATCGCGAGCGCCATCACTTATATGACCGAGAAAAAACTCGGCGATAAAGACGGTTCATTTGGTAAGGGCGATATTCGCGGCGTGGCGGCGCCGGAGGCGGCGAACAACGCCTCGGCCTGCGGCTCGTTTATCCCGATGCTGACGCTGGGCGTGCCGGGCTCCGGCACCACGGCGGTGATGATGGGCGCGCTGACGCTCTATAACATCACGCCGGGGCCGGCGATGTTTACCGAACAGCCGGATATCGTCTGGGGGCTTATCGCCGCGCTGCTTATCGCAAACGTCATGCTGCTTATCATGAACATCCCGCTGATCGGCCTGTTCACCCGCATGCTGACGATTCCGCTGTGGTTCCTGGTGCCCGCCATTGCGGCGGTCTCGGCGGTAGGCGTGTACGCGGTGCACAGCACCACCTTCGATCTGCTGCTGATGGTGGCCCTCGGCGTGCTGGGCTATATTCTGCGCAAAATGCACTTCCCGATGTCGCCGCTCATTCTGGGCTTCGTGCTGGGCGAGATGCTGGAGCAGAACCTGCGACGCGCGCTCTCGATAAGCAACGGCGAGCTGGGGATCCTCTGGCAGAGCGGCGTGACCAAAACCCTGCTGATGATGGCGATACTGGTAATTGCCGTCCCGCCGGTCGTGAAGCGACTGCGCAGACGCCAGCTAAAAACACAGACCGATCTTCCCTCCTGA
- a CDS encoding tripartite tricarboxylate transporter TctB family protein — translation MSDRIFAGIWLLLCVGGLFVAWQIHSEYAYEPVGPRPFPVGIIALMLLCSALLLLRRPDVVEWPHNAVLQRLVAMVIILLLYAWGFEWLGFPLATALLTAVIGMLFGARLPAALASGVVMGGALWFAFDRLLDVTLPLGAWLN, via the coding sequence ATGAGCGATCGTATTTTTGCCGGGATCTGGCTGCTGCTTTGCGTAGGTGGGCTGTTTGTCGCCTGGCAGATCCACAGCGAGTACGCCTATGAACCGGTCGGGCCGCGCCCGTTTCCGGTGGGCATTATCGCCCTGATGCTGCTCTGTTCGGCGCTGCTGCTGTTGCGCCGCCCCGATGTGGTGGAGTGGCCGCATAACGCCGTGCTGCAACGACTGGTGGCGATGGTCATTATCCTGCTGCTGTATGCCTGGGGCTTTGAGTGGCTGGGTTTTCCGCTCGCAACCGCGCTGCTGACGGCGGTGATAGGCATGCTGTTCGGCGCGCGGCTTCCGGCGGCACTGGCCTCCGGCGTGGTGATGGGCGGCGCGCTCTGGTTCGCTTTTGACAGGCTGCTTGACGTGACGCTGCCTCTCGGGGCCTGGCTTAATTAA
- a CDS encoding Bug family tripartite tricarboxylate transporter substrate binding protein has protein sequence MKTSLLSTLLATSLAFTFAPAHAAEAPSRPECIAPAKPGGGFDLTCKLIQVSLQETGALEKPMRVTYMPGGVGAVAYNAIVAQRPGEPGTVVAFSGGSLLNLSQGKFGRYNVDDVRWLASVGTDYGMIAVRADSPWKTLGDLMKALEKDPNSVVFGAGASIGSQDWMKTALLAQKAGVDPHKMRYVAFEGGGEPVTALMGHHVQAVSGDLSEMVPYLTGNKLRVLAVFANERLPGQLAQVPTAKEQGYDLVWPIIRGFYVGPKVSDADYQWWVQAFEKLQQTEEFKKQRDLRGLFEFNMTGKALDEYVKNQVNDYREKAKAFGLAK, from the coding sequence ATGAAAACATCGCTTCTCTCTACCCTGTTAGCAACGTCTCTGGCTTTCACCTTTGCCCCTGCGCACGCCGCAGAAGCCCCGTCGCGCCCGGAATGTATCGCGCCCGCGAAGCCCGGCGGCGGGTTTGATTTAACCTGCAAACTCATTCAGGTGAGCCTGCAGGAGACCGGCGCGCTGGAAAAACCGATGCGCGTCACTTACATGCCCGGCGGCGTCGGTGCGGTAGCTTATAACGCTATCGTCGCCCAGCGCCCCGGTGAGCCGGGCACGGTGGTGGCCTTCTCCGGCGGCTCGCTGCTGAACCTTTCGCAGGGCAAATTTGGCCGTTACAACGTTGACGACGTACGCTGGCTCGCAAGCGTCGGCACCGACTACGGGATGATTGCGGTGCGCGCCGACTCGCCCTGGAAAACGCTCGGCGACCTGATGAAAGCGCTGGAGAAAGATCCCAACAGCGTCGTGTTTGGCGCGGGCGCGTCCATCGGCAGCCAGGACTGGATGAAAACCGCGCTGCTGGCCCAGAAGGCAGGCGTGGATCCGCACAAAATGCGCTACGTGGCGTTTGAAGGCGGCGGCGAGCCGGTGACCGCGCTGATGGGGCACCACGTACAGGCGGTGTCGGGCGATCTGAGCGAAATGGTGCCCTACCTTACCGGCAATAAACTGCGCGTGCTGGCAGTCTTCGCCAATGAACGTCTGCCGGGCCAGCTCGCCCAGGTGCCGACGGCCAAAGAGCAAGGCTACGACCTGGTGTGGCCCATTATTCGCGGTTTCTACGTCGGCCCGAAAGTCAGCGACGCTGATTATCAGTGGTGGGTGCAGGCCTTCGAAAAACTCCAGCAAACTGAAGAATTCAAAAAGCAGCGCGACCTGCGCGGCCTGTTTGAGTTCAACATGACGGGCAAAGCGCTGGATGAATATGTGAAAAACCAGGTCAACGACTATCGCGAAAAAGCCAAAGCCTTTGGCCTTGCGAAATAG
- the tctD gene encoding transcriptional regulator TctD, which translates to MRLLLAEDNRELAHWLEKALTNTGFAVDCVGDGLAADHLLQNENYAVAVLDIEMPRLSGLEVLARLRRRGQAVPVLLLTAHASVADRVKGLNEGADDYLPKPFDLSELEARLRALVRRSEGQVQEAQRLGELIFHDAGYFELQGKPLALTPREHALLTVLMFRRRRPVSRQQLFEQVFSLSDDVSPESIEIYIHRLRKKLLASNVQITTLRGLGYVLECSDELVAP; encoded by the coding sequence ATGCGTCTCTTACTTGCCGAAGATAACCGTGAGCTGGCTCACTGGCTGGAGAAAGCGCTGACGAATACCGGCTTTGCCGTGGATTGCGTTGGCGACGGGCTGGCGGCGGACCATCTGCTGCAAAATGAAAATTACGCCGTGGCGGTGCTGGATATCGAAATGCCGCGTCTGAGCGGGCTGGAGGTGCTGGCCCGCCTGCGCCGCCGCGGCCAGGCGGTGCCGGTGCTGCTGCTCACCGCCCACGCAAGCGTGGCCGACCGGGTAAAAGGGCTTAACGAAGGCGCGGACGACTATTTGCCGAAGCCCTTTGATCTGAGCGAACTGGAGGCGCGGTTGCGCGCGCTGGTGCGACGCAGCGAAGGACAGGTGCAGGAGGCGCAGCGCTTAGGCGAGCTGATATTCCACGACGCGGGCTATTTTGAGTTACAGGGCAAGCCGCTGGCGCTGACGCCGCGCGAGCATGCGCTGCTCACCGTGCTGATGTTCCGTCGCCGTCGTCCGGTGTCGCGCCAGCAACTCTTCGAACAGGTGTTCAGCCTGAGCGACGACGTCAGCCCTGAGAGTATTGAGATTTATATTCACCGGCTGCGCAAAAAGCTGCTGGCGAGCAACGTACAAATCACCACGCTGCGCGGGCTGGGCTATGTGCTGGAGTGCAGCGATGAGCTGGTTGCGCCCTGA
- a CDS encoding sensor histidine kinase yields MSWLRPESLLGKLLLFLGLPLLLLWAFSALNSYVSALNAATQAYDRTLLASARIVAERLNVHHGELQADVPWVVLDSVERNMNDRLYYKVQDTHGRVISGYDDLPAMPRGVARTDLYPALAWFYHATYQGQRLRVARLLQPVNEGGINGMAEIYVAETLQSRHLLARQLLISSALSQGGLVLLTLLLAGLLLRRVLKPMRKLSRLMVRRSPGELTPLPDLLPWSETRLLIIAFNRYISRLRALIARQERFSADASHQLKTPLAVLKTQAAVALASDDPAQWRESLQAMSATLDQTVDLTERLLQLATLRRPEPGETRAHCEVDLVATARESCFSRLPQARSKPVDLGYEGEEGPVYVLAEPLLLAELCANLLDNALKYTPADGVVTVRVRVAAGEAMLEVEDSGPGIDATQRDQALTPFRRLDNAGMHPGAGLGLALVNDIARWHRTRAELLNGDRLGGLLVRVRLPLHRAPPGQSGV; encoded by the coding sequence ATGAGCTGGTTGCGCCCTGAATCGCTGCTCGGCAAGCTGCTGCTGTTTCTCGGCCTGCCGCTTCTGTTGCTGTGGGCGTTTTCCGCGTTAAACAGTTATGTCAGCGCGCTGAACGCCGCGACCCAGGCGTATGATCGCACGCTGTTAGCCTCGGCGCGTATCGTGGCCGAGCGGCTGAATGTGCATCACGGCGAACTGCAGGCGGATGTGCCCTGGGTGGTGCTCGACAGCGTCGAGCGCAACATGAACGACCGCCTCTATTACAAAGTGCAGGACACCCACGGGCGGGTTATCTCCGGCTATGACGATCTCCCGGCGATGCCGCGCGGCGTGGCGCGCACCGATCTCTACCCGGCGCTGGCGTGGTTTTATCACGCCACCTATCAGGGTCAGCGACTTCGCGTGGCGCGGCTGTTACAGCCGGTTAACGAGGGCGGCATCAACGGCATGGCGGAGATTTACGTCGCCGAGACGTTGCAGTCGCGTCACCTGCTGGCGCGCCAGTTGCTTATCTCATCCGCGCTCTCTCAGGGCGGGCTGGTGCTGTTGACGCTGTTGCTTGCTGGCCTGCTGCTGCGCCGGGTATTAAAGCCGATGCGCAAGCTGTCGCGCCTGATGGTCAGACGCTCGCCCGGCGAACTGACCCCACTGCCGGATCTGCTGCCGTGGTCGGAAACGCGGCTGCTGATTATCGCCTTTAACCGTTATATCAGCCGCCTGCGCGCGCTGATTGCGCGTCAGGAGCGCTTCAGCGCTGATGCCTCTCATCAGTTAAAAACGCCGCTTGCCGTGCTGAAAACCCAGGCCGCGGTAGCGCTGGCAAGCGACGATCCGGCCCAGTGGCGGGAGAGCTTACAGGCCATGAGCGCGACGCTCGATCAGACCGTTGACCTGACCGAACGCCTGTTGCAACTGGCGACGCTGCGCCGCCCAGAGCCCGGCGAGACGCGCGCGCACTGTGAAGTCGATCTGGTGGCGACCGCGCGTGAAAGCTGCTTCTCGCGTCTGCCGCAGGCGCGCAGCAAACCGGTAGATCTGGGGTACGAAGGCGAAGAGGGGCCGGTATATGTGCTGGCGGAGCCGCTGTTGCTGGCGGAGCTGTGCGCCAATCTGCTCGATAACGCGCTGAAATATACGCCAGCGGACGGCGTGGTGACGGTACGCGTGCGCGTCGCGGCAGGTGAGGCGATGCTTGAAGTGGAAGACAGCGGGCCCGGTATCGACGCGACCCAGCGCGATCAGGCGTTGACGCCGTTTCGCCGTCTCGATAACGCTGGCATGCATCCCGGCGCCGGGCTTGGGCTGGCGCTGGTGAATGATATCGCTCGCTGGCACCGTACCCGCGCGGAACTGCTCAACGGCGACAGGCTCGGCGGATTGCTGGTCCGCGTGCGGTTGCCGCTTCATCGCGCGCCGCCCGGCCAAAGCGGCGTTTAA
- a CDS encoding YfaZ family outer membrane protein: protein MKNIFRLAMASLLLAATQASAISVNGSVGEHYTNMGAGFGTESSGLQLTGNWAHNDDHGDIVGVGLGFNMPLGPFMVTPGVKAIYLNPNEGDEGYAAAVGGGVRWDIGQRFSLFGDYYYSPDSLSSGVNDYQEASAGARFSLFRPLSIEAGYRYINMTGKDGDRDSKVADGPYLGVSAGF from the coding sequence ATGAAAAACATATTTCGTTTAGCGATGGCCAGCCTGCTGCTGGCCGCCACGCAGGCCAGCGCTATTAGCGTTAACGGCTCGGTGGGCGAGCATTACACCAACATGGGCGCAGGTTTCGGCACCGAAAGCAGCGGCCTGCAACTGACCGGCAACTGGGCGCATAACGACGATCACGGCGATATCGTCGGCGTCGGCCTGGGCTTCAACATGCCGCTGGGGCCGTTTATGGTCACGCCGGGCGTCAAGGCGATTTACCTGAACCCGAACGAAGGGGATGAAGGCTACGCGGCGGCTGTCGGCGGCGGCGTGCGCTGGGATATCGGGCAGCGTTTCTCCCTGTTTGGCGACTACTACTACTCGCCGGATTCGCTCTCCAGCGGCGTGAATGATTACCAGGAAGCGAGCGCGGGCGCGCGTTTCTCTCTGTTCCGTCCTCTCAGCATTGAAGCCGGTTACCGCTATATCAACATGACCGGTAAAGATGGCGATCGCGACAGCAAAGTGGCTGACGGCCCGTACCTCGGCGTGAGCGCAGGCTTCTGA